A region from the Arachis ipaensis cultivar K30076 chromosome B01, Araip1.1, whole genome shotgun sequence genome encodes:
- the LOC107638268 gene encoding uncharacterized protein LOC107638268 isoform X3: MGNKSSDGPMLDCMENLCLRLLKIWIEDLDFYFSLYGSVITFAVHGYLYNILADVKMCSNSIAGSLLSWSSPLHELDNFILGSPRHSFLKPEAVIVGAGAIFWDGEEFKEFLLRI; encoded by the exons ATGGGCAACAAATCCAGTGACGGTCCTATGTTGGACTGCATGGAGAACCTCTGCCTTAGATTGTTAAAGATCTGGATTGAAGATCTCGATTTCTACTTCAGCTTGTATGGTTCTGTCATCACTTTTGCTGTTCACGGCTATCTGTACAACATTCTAGCTGAT GTGAAAATGTGCTCCAATTCAATCGCAGGTTCCCTATTATCGTGGTCTTCACCACTGCATGAGCTAGACAATTTCATTCTTGGGAGTCCAAGGCACTCCTTTCTCAA gccggaggccgtgattgTTGGGGCGGGGGCCATATTTTGG GACGGAGAGGAGTTTAAGGAGTTTCTTCTACGCATCTGA
- the LOC107638268 gene encoding uncharacterized protein LOC107638268 isoform X1 has translation MGNKSSDGPMLDCMENLCLRLLKIWIEDLDFYFSLYGSVITFAVHGYLYNILADVKMCSNSIAGSLLSWSSPLHELDNFILGSPRHSFLKPEAVIVGAGAIFWVCYMSWTERSLRSFFYASDCVIYILVIVFSSYCYIFL, from the exons ATGGGCAACAAATCCAGTGACGGTCCTATGTTGGACTGCATGGAGAACCTCTGCCTTAGATTGTTAAAGATCTGGATTGAAGATCTCGATTTCTACTTCAGCTTGTATGGTTCTGTCATCACTTTTGCTGTTCACGGCTATCTGTACAACATTCTAGCTGAT GTGAAAATGTGCTCCAATTCAATCGCAGGTTCCCTATTATCGTGGTCTTCACCACTGCATGAGCTAGACAATTTCATTCTTGGGAGTCCAAGGCACTCCTTTCTCAA gccggaggccgtgattgTTGGGGCGGGGGCCATATTTTGGGTATGTTATATGTCTTG GACGGAGAGGAGTTTAAGGAGTTTCTTCTACGCATCTGATTGTGTTATATATATCTTAGTTATTGTTTTTTCCTCGTattgttatatatttttgtaa
- the LOC107638268 gene encoding uncharacterized protein LOC107638268 isoform X2, which produces MGNKSSDGPMLDCMENLCLRLLKIWIEDLDFYFSLYGSVITFAVHGYLYNILADVKMCSNSIAGSLLSWSSPLHELDNFILGSPRHSFLKTERSLRSFFYASDCVIYILVIVFSSYCYIFL; this is translated from the exons ATGGGCAACAAATCCAGTGACGGTCCTATGTTGGACTGCATGGAGAACCTCTGCCTTAGATTGTTAAAGATCTGGATTGAAGATCTCGATTTCTACTTCAGCTTGTATGGTTCTGTCATCACTTTTGCTGTTCACGGCTATCTGTACAACATTCTAGCTGAT GTGAAAATGTGCTCCAATTCAATCGCAGGTTCCCTATTATCGTGGTCTTCACCACTGCATGAGCTAGACAATTTCATTCTTGGGAGTCCAAGGCACTCCTTTCTCAA GACGGAGAGGAGTTTAAGGAGTTTCTTCTACGCATCTGATTGTGTTATATATATCTTAGTTATTGTTTTTTCCTCGTattgttatatatttttgtaa
- the LOC107638268 gene encoding uncharacterized protein LOC107638268 isoform X5, with translation MGNKSSDGPMLDCMENLCLRLLKIWIEDLDFYFSLYGSVITFAVHGYLYNILADVKMCSNSIAGSLLSWSSPLHELDNFILGSPRHSFLNIHIHFQPISPGEISTTP, from the exons ATGGGCAACAAATCCAGTGACGGTCCTATGTTGGACTGCATGGAGAACCTCTGCCTTAGATTGTTAAAGATCTGGATTGAAGATCTCGATTTCTACTTCAGCTTGTATGGTTCTGTCATCACTTTTGCTGTTCACGGCTATCTGTACAACATTCTAGCTGAT GTGAAAATGTGCTCCAATTCAATCGCAGGTTCCCTATTATCGTGGTCTTCACCACTGCATGAGCTAGACAATTTCATTCTTGGGAGTCCAAGGCACTCCTTTCTCAA CATCCACATTCACTTTCAGCCAATCTCCCCAGGGGAGATCTCCACCACACCGT GA
- the LOC107638268 gene encoding uncharacterized protein LOC107638268 isoform X4 yields MGNKSSDGPMLDCMENLCLRLLKIWIEDLDFYFSLYGSVITFAVHGYLYNILADVKMCSNSIAGSLLSWSSPLHELDNFILGSPRHSFLNIHIHFQPISPGEISTTPCRRP; encoded by the exons ATGGGCAACAAATCCAGTGACGGTCCTATGTTGGACTGCATGGAGAACCTCTGCCTTAGATTGTTAAAGATCTGGATTGAAGATCTCGATTTCTACTTCAGCTTGTATGGTTCTGTCATCACTTTTGCTGTTCACGGCTATCTGTACAACATTCTAGCTGAT GTGAAAATGTGCTCCAATTCAATCGCAGGTTCCCTATTATCGTGGTCTTCACCACTGCATGAGCTAGACAATTTCATTCTTGGGAGTCCAAGGCACTCCTTTCTCAA CATCCACATTCACTTTCAGCCAATCTCCCCAGGGGAGATCTCCACCACACCGT gccggaggccgtga